The Dasypus novemcinctus isolate mDasNov1 chromosome 11, mDasNov1.1.hap2, whole genome shotgun sequence DNA window TACTCTTTGCCAAGTATGTTTTAGCCCTTTCTCTGCATTTTCTCATTTACACCTCACAATACTCCTATGAGGTCAACACTATTGTCATGctcattttattgaaaaatatgtCAATGCCATCATTATCTTCATTTCATAGAAAAGTTAGATTTAAAGATATTAACTAATTTGCTCAAACCCAAATAGCTAATAAATGGTAGGCCTAATAATTTGTTTCAAGTGAAGCACATTAGGGGAGGAACATTTGCATTTACACTTCATTTTAAAAGCTCTGCATTATGTAAGATCTCTACTATTTTATACAAAGGGTAAGGTCAGaaggaatgtttttttctttttaggaggtactggggattgaactcaggagcttgcacatgggaagtaggtgatcaaccacttgagctacatctgcaccaAGGAATGTACTTTTGACTACAACAATCTTAACTTATCCACAGCTCTGGAAACATCTCCAGgagattaaaatttttatttattgtctatGTATGTAAGAGTATAAAATGAAGAATGTCAACTCTTataatattctaaaatgtatatttattttcctaagaTCTCCTAATATCTCTTGTATTCTTTAgggttttaaatttcattaaatatagGAAGCATAGTTGTTTTATCATCTGTATCTGATGATTCCAGTATCTCAggtctttgtagtatgtttttgtTGTGTATTATTCTGTTGTTCTcactcttttcttattttcttagttgttgttttttttcactaaaaactactcattttcttcaaaaaattaattgggagtccagaagtccaaaatcaaggtatcagcaagggTATCTCCAAAGTCTTTAgccttctggtgctggcttgcagCAATCCTCGGGGTTCtctcttgtgtctgctcttccggATTCTGCTGACTTTGGGTTTATTCCCGCCTGGCCTTCTCTGACTTCTCTTTACAAGGTTTTCAGTAAAACAGATTAAGCGCCACCCTAATGAGGCTGGGCAACACCTTAACTAaagataacatcttcaaaaggtcctatttacaaagggttcacacccacaggactgtaGATTAAGATAAAAAATATGACTTGTCCgggcacataattcaatctatcacAAATATTTTATAGCATTTGCATGTAGATTATAATACCTGTGGATTTCATTTCTGTATGATGTCCTACCCTGCTCATCCAATTTGCCCAATGCCGATTGTACATAAAAAATAGGAAATGCCTTGGGCTCCCCCTTTTTCATGAAAAGCTATTCCACAATGGTAAGAATAGGTCACGGTGAAGACCTCTGCAAACTCTTCCTTCCTGCCTTAATTTCAGTTAATTAGCCTGGTTTGAGCTTTCTTTGTGCTGTAAAAATTTTGAGGTATGTTTCTAAGTCACTCCATCCTAAGTGGCTTCATAATCACCTCATCCCTCAAGGTATGGCTTAGTGTCCAAGATGACTTGCTGACTCTGGGAAAAAGAAATAGACCAATCAAGTCAATTGTCAAAGGTAGCCTCTGCTCAGGACCTAGTGATTATGTCTTCATTTCAGCATAGTTCATTTCAGTGAGTTCATTGTACAGCTATTAAGTAGTGGATCCACACTGATGAATAAGCCAGTGCCTTTGATCAAAGGAGAGATCTAACTGGGGATAAAGACTTAAACCCAAAAGGCTATGGCATAATAAGGAATGAGAGAAATATGAAGTGTGAGGCATAGGAAAAATACTATGGAGAACTAGAGGAGTAGGTAATTTGATCTGGGAGACAGAGGAGTTTTCACAAAATGGGAAGGGGTTAAGGCAGAGGTATCTGAGGCAGGGAGTTCTCTATAAGCAGAGGTGTGGAGTGGAAGTTACAAAGTATAAGACAGGTCTCAGGAAAGTCTGGTTCATATGCTCAGAAAGTAACATCTATAAGGAGATGTGGACAAGGTAATGCTGAGAAGATAGGTTGGGACCCAACTGTGGAGGGTCTTGAGAGCCAGGCTGAGGAGTCTGGACAGAATTGTGAAGGTTACAGAGAGCATGACGTTTTGTGGAGAGTGATAGGATCAGAGTCCTGGTTTCTGACGATTTTCTAGCTCACTTTTGTAGAATGCATTGGGAccagaaggaaggggagaaagaaacTTTGTTAGAAAGTCGTTATATCAGCCCAGGGAAGACTATTGAGGGTGGGAAGTAGAGAACAGCAGCTGGACTGGAACAAGAGGGCAGCTTTTTCATGGACAAACACTGTTTTCCTTTGACACCTCCATTTTGGATTCTTTGGCAGCATTTTCCCAGGCGAAAAGGACTACCAGCCAAATCTTCCCTGCTACCATCCACCCACGCTTTTTTTTTGGGCAAATGTAACTTGCCTGGGAGCTGCAGAAATGCTACTCTGCACAGCTCTGATGCCAGATTGGAAGAAACACTGCTTTCTGTAAAATTAAGATAAGAGTTCAGCAAGGCCAATCGGCTTCAAAATAtgatttaaacattatttttaagttaGTCGAAATGTACTCGATGTCATTCTTTGGGTTTCTGCTTATTACAGTATCTTTCTTCTGTTCTAGAACAGTTCTTATAGCAATAtaatgaaaataacttttattttttttcaaccaCAAAGAGGGAACTATGAATTATTCCTCACCCTAGTTTGCTTTCAGTACATACAAAAGCCAGTGCTTGCTCGCCCTAATAGATCAAAGCCTCATAAAGGGCAAGGCAGCTAATCAGAGAGTGCAGCTTCCACTAACAAGACAATGAAATTCTGTGTCCATCATCTTTGGAACTAATAAGAGATAAAGCGGAACTTTACACAAAGTTTCCAAACGAGGTCAGGAAAGCCAGGACACAGAATGAATTTGTAAGCCTGGTCATCATATTTATCTAAGACCATATAATCCAATAACGACTGAGTTTCCTTCTGCACTTTATAGATGGGTAAATGTCATCAAAacgttttctttcattttttttttttttacggccAGAAAAACTTATATTTAGAATTAGCCAGCTGGACTCAGTTTAGATGATCCCAATTTTGTTGGCAACATCCAAAGCATCATAGCCAGGAGCCAGTTGAACATATGCCTTCTCTCCAGCAGGCCTGATGGGGTGTTGACGTTGGCCACGTCCATGCCATCGAGCTTCTTCACACCTGTCTCATATGGTGCTTGTTGGCCTTGACATCCACAATGAGCACAAGTGTGTTGTCTTCAGTCTTCTTCATGGCCGACTCAGTGGTGAGGGGGAGCTTTGTGATGGCATAGTGGTCAAGCTTGTTTCTTCTGGGCTCGCTTTTCCGAGGATTTTTGGGCTGTATCCTGAGATGCAGTGTCTTAGACCGCCAGAAGGTGGGTGACATGCggatcttttttgtgt harbors:
- the LOC101442486 gene encoding large ribosomal subunit protein uL23-like; translated protein: MAPKGRHPPLTKLKQKQKPESQEGSTERRPQPHTKKIRMSPTFWRSKTLHLRIQPKNPRKSEPRRNKLDHYAITKLPLTTESAMKKTEDNTLVLIVDVKANKHHMRQV